In the genome of Montipora foliosa isolate CH-2021 chromosome 3, ASM3666993v2, whole genome shotgun sequence, one region contains:
- the LOC137995547 gene encoding uncharacterized protein — protein MIKDLDTNAQQWNYVDDTTTSKVVVKGGVSHVQAIANRIIEWSRENRVQLNAKSKEQRAKRAFDPVIIEGKEVELVTSTKLLGLTIANSLTWNDHVTEITKKASKRLFSLTQLKRPGVPKQDLAMFYVSCMRSVTDYAAPVFFNGLPQYLKNELVRLEKRAISIITPGKCNLAIEVGVTSILEHCQFCGSVVI, from the coding sequence ATGATTAAGGACCTTGATACGAATGCGCAGCAATGGAATTATGTGGACGACACCACGACGTCTAAGGTAGTAGTAAAGGGCGGAGTAAGTCACGTGCAAGCAATAGCTAACAGAATAATAGAGTGGTCTCGCGAGAACAGGGTTCAACTAAATGCCAAGAGCAAAGAGCAAAGAGCAAAGAGAGCCTTTGATCCGGTCATCATAGAAGGGAAGGAGGTAGAGTTAGTTACTAGTACAAAGCTACTAGGCCTTACAATAGCGAACAGTCTAACATGGAACGACCATGTAACTGAGATAACCAAAAAGGCTAGCAAGAGACTCTTTTCCCTAACTCAGTTAAAAAGACCGGGAGTTCCGAAACAAGATCTAGCAATGTTCTATGTATCGTGCATGAGATCTGTTACAGATTATGCAGCACCTGTCTTTTTCAACGGTCTACCTCAGTACTTAAAGAACGAGCTGGTAAGGCTCGAGAAAAGAGCAATATCAATAATAACACCAGGAAAGTGCAACTTGGCAATAGAGGTAGGGGTAACATCCATTTTGGAGCATTGTCAGTTTTGTGGTTCAGTTGTTATATga
- the LOC137995548 gene encoding golgin subfamily A member 6-like protein 25 translates to MSEEEKASGISVEELTEKELLIEELVEREDTIQARAESASKQQLKDNETAEDIRKKSMESLKESKKGNSDEGGASPKRGKSRRVEPLVDFLREKAAADHKIRQQELRAKQQEQESQQEMMKAMMLQQQQMNTAFLIVVKKLLDN, encoded by the coding sequence ATGAGCGAGGAAGAGAAGGCAAGTGGGATTTCTGTGGAAGAGTTAACGGAGAAGGAATTACTGATCGAGGAGTTAGTGGAGAGAGAAGATACCATACAAGCAAGGGCTGAATCAGCATCGAAACAGCAACTCAAGGACAACGAGACTGCAGAAGATATCAGGAAAAAATCGATGGAGAGCCTTAAAGAGAGCAAGAAAGGCAATTCAGACGAAGGTGGAGCTTCTCCAAAACGTGGTAAGTCGAGACGTGTGGAACCACTGGTCGACTTTTTGCGAGAGAAAGCAGCCGCTGACCACAAAATTAGACAACAGgagttacgtgcaaaacaaCAGGAACAGGAAAGTCAACAGGAAATGATGAAAGCTATGATGCTTCAGCAGCAACAAATGAATACTGCATTTTTGATTGTTGTGAAAAAGCTATTAGATAATTAA